The genomic window ATTTGATCGCTGGAATCGCATCTACAGCGAAAGTGATGATGTCAATAAAGTGCAGCGCAATATCCGCATCGGCCATCAAAAAACGGTGGATGATGTGCTCGCCTGGCTTCAGGAACGCGGTGATCTGAGTGCCATGAGTTTCTGCGACGCCGGCTGCGGGGTAGGAAGCCTCAGCCTTCCTCTGGCCGCAATGGGGGCTGGATCGATTGCCGCAAGTGACATTTCCGCCGCCATGGTGGCCGAAACCAAACGCCGCGCTGCAGATGCGCAGCTGGATCTAAGCCGACTAACTTTCACCACCTCCGACCTCGAAAGCCTGCAGGGTTGCTTTCACACCGTGATCTGCCTGGATGTCTTCATCCACTACCCCCAACAGGCAGCGGAAGAGATGGTCCGTCACCTATGCGGACTCACACAAGAAAGTTTGCTAGTGAGCTTTGCCCCTTACACCCCTCTACTAGCGCTACTCAAACGCATTGGCCAGCTGTTCCCAGGGCCTAGTAAAACAACTCGCGCGTATACCCTTCGCGAAGACGGCATCATCAAAGCCGCAATGGGCTGCGGATTCGAACCCATCCGCAGCAAACTCAATCAGGCTCCATTCTACTTTTCACGACTGATTGAGTTCAAGAAAATTTAAAATTACAGCTAAATCTTCTAGCAAAAGCAACAGGGAAAGGCAATATCTACTAAACTCAATCAAGCTTGAATTGACCAAACAAGTTAATATCAACTGCCACTACATCTCCAGGCTTAACAAATGCGGTACCCACCAGCCCAGTGTAAGAACCACCCTCGCCAATAACTGAAAGCCGATGGCTCTCAGGAAAGATGTTGGCAAGAACAAGATCAATAGAACCGGATTGATTAATAGCTTTCCACTTGCTAGCGCTTAAACCGAGAGAACCCAGGCCTCGCAACTGAAGATTGCCTTTGTTCAACCTAAAAGTTCCCTGAAAATGGGTCACAAAACTCTGCTGCAGATCATGCCCCAAAGCCTGGCTCATCACAATCTGCTCAACAGCATAAAAGGTTGATTGCGACTGAGCACAAGCAGCATCCTCAGAAACATTAAAAACATAGGTCATATGATCTCCAACTGAAATTTGTCCGTCCTGATTTACATCAGAGAAAAACGTAGATTTTATTTTGCAGACTAATAATTGTAGGTCCAATCTTTCAGGTTGCAACACTTGATGCTGGCGCACAGAATTAAAAGAGCAACCTGCAATTCCCATCAAAGAGCATGCAATCAGCAACCCACGCTTCAACATCAACAAGTCACGAGCTCTTGGGGATTCAACGATCACCCTAACTGGTGAAATAGGCGCCGCTCATCTTTCCGTCTTCATCTGGAGGCACCGCGGCGAGCAGGCTGTGAAGCCATGCAGACGGTTGCGGTAGGGCACATCCAGAAGCCTGTGAGCATGAAGACAATAACCACCATCACCTGGTGTTGCTGCTGATGAAATCTGCCCATCAAAGCCGTAGAGAGGGTCTCCAATCAAAGGCGAACCAATCGCTGCCAGATGGATTCGAATTTGATGCGGACGCCCAGTTTGAATGGCTACCTCCAGTAAATCTGCATCCTGACGTCGCTCCAGCAATCGCACAGTTGACAAGGCTGTAAGAACACGAGATTCAGACTGCTTTGAATCATGTTGCCGAGATGAATCAGCAGCAACCCAAACCTTGCCCACCATGGGGTGAGCCGTCTGCACAATCGGGACCCTGATCGTGGCAACCTCATCGCAATGGACATTCAGATTGCGGTGCGCCAAAGCGCGATAAATCTTCTTGCAGCCTTGATCACCGGCAGTGGCACGACGAAACATCGCTGAGAGTTTCGCTCGAGTCTCCCTTTGCCTAGCGCAGATCAACAGTCCCGATGTAAACCGTCCCAGGCGATGCACCGGCCTTGG from Prochlorococcus marinus str. MIT 9313 includes these protein-coding regions:
- the bchM gene encoding magnesium protoporphyrin IX methyltransferase; protein product: MAMEQRQELKQAEKTEVANYFNGTGFDRWNRIYSESDDVNKVQRNIRIGHQKTVDDVLAWLQERGDLSAMSFCDAGCGVGSLSLPLAAMGAGSIAASDISAAMVAETKRRAADAQLDLSRLTFTTSDLESLQGCFHTVICLDVFIHYPQQAAEEMVRHLCGLTQESLLVSFAPYTPLLALLKRIGQLFPGPSKTTRAYTLREDGIIKAAMGCGFEPIRSKLNQAPFYFSRLIEFKKI
- a CDS encoding pseudouridine synthase, which encodes MSDADWLSASFNHGWTYSQRIAAVDAGRGLVELLAVHYTHSSRDVWQQRLQAGQIRLNGELVRLDQLLASGDQVCWQRPPWLEAAVPASWEVIFDDGDLLVVNKPSGLPVIPGGGFLDHTLTGLLQRRCQLDGESRLPRPVHRLGRFTSGLLICARQRETRAKLSAMFRRATAGDQGCKKIYRALAHRNLNVHCDEVATIRVPIVQTAHPMVGKVWVAADSSRQHDSKQSESRVLTALSTVRLLERRQDADLLEVAIQTGRPHQIRIHLAAIGSPLIGDPLYGFDGQISSAATPGDGGYCLHAHRLLDVPYRNRLHGFTACSPRCLQMKTER